Proteins co-encoded in one Gossypium arboreum isolate Shixiya-1 chromosome 11, ASM2569848v2, whole genome shotgun sequence genomic window:
- the LOC108470764 gene encoding uncharacterized protein LOC108470764, giving the protein MERPRIVGTLLMAILVWCCLATSANADTKMIYKDSNQPYNVRIKDLIGRMTLEEKIGQMIQIERNVSSPEVMRKYFIGSLLSGGGSEPTPQASPKDWIDMVNEFQKGSLSSRLGIPMIYGIDAVHGHNNVYKATIFPHNIGLGATRDPELVSRIGVVTALEVRATGIHYVFAPCIAVCRDPRWGRCYESYSEDPKIVQDMTEIIPGLQGQIPSSYPKGVPFVGGMESVAACAKHYIGDGGTTEGINENNTVIDNKGLLSILLPGYVSSIRKGVATVMISYSSLNGVKMHANYEMVTNFLKKNLRFKGFVISDWEGIDRITSPPHANYTYSIEASVNAGLDMIMLPYNYTEFIDGLTYLVKNNFVPMSRIDDAVKRILLVKFTMGLFENPLADERFVKQLGCEAHRELARDAVRKSLVLLKNGKSADAPLLPLPKKASNILVAGSHADNLGYQCGGWTIKWMGFSGNNLTTGTTILTAIKNTVDPTSKVVYNENPDAEFVKSGGFSYAIVVVGEHPYAETKGDNLNLTIPEPGPSTITNVCGTVKCVVVVVSGRPVVIQPYVASIEALVAAWLPGSEGQGVADVLFGDFGFTGKLSFTWFKTVDQLPMHVGDPHYDPLFPLGFGLTTQPAKAQ; this is encoded by the exons ATGGAAAGACCAAGAATTGTTGGCACCCTTTTGATGGCAATCCTGGTTTGGTGCTGCTTGGCAACTTCAGCAAATGCAGATACAAAAATGATTTATAAAGATTCAAACCAGCCATATAATGTTAGAATCAAAGACTTGATCGGAAGGATGACATTAGAGGAAAAAATTGGACAAATGATCCAGATTGAGCGCAACGTTAGTTCACCTGAGGTCATGAGAAAGTATTTCATTG GTAGTTTGTTGAGTGGAGGAGGGAGTGAGCCAACTCCACAAGCTTCACCGAAGGATTGGATCGACATGGTCAATGAATTTCAAAAGGGCTCATTATCATCCAGATTAGGAATTCCAATGATTTATGGGATTGATGCTGTTCATGGCCATAACAATGTCTACAAGGCAACCATTTTTCCTCACAACATCGGTCTCGGTGCTACCAG GGATCCTGAACTAGTTAGTCGGATTGGAGTTGTAACAGCTCTTGAAGTCAGAGCTACAGGCATTCACTATGTATTTGCACCTTGTATTGCG GTATGTAGAGATCCGAGATGGGGTCGATGTTATGAAAGTTACAGTGAAGATCCCAAGATTGTTCAAGACATGACTGAGATTATACCAGGATTACAAGGACAAATCCCTTCTAGTTATCCCAAGGGTGTTCCATTTGTGGGTGGAAT GGAAAGTGTTGCCGCTTGTGCCAAGCACTATATAGGTGATGGTGGAACAACCGAAGGTATCAATGAAAACAACACAGTGATTGACAATAAAGGTTTGCTTAGCATTCTTCTGCCAGGCTACGTCAGTTCAATTAGAAAAGGTGTTGCAACAGTCATGATCTCCTATTCGAGCTTGAATGGAGTTAAGATGCATGCTAATTATGAGATGGTCACCAACTTCCTTAAAAAAAACCTTCGTTTCAAG GGCTTTGTCATCTCAGATTGGGAGGGTATTGATAGAATCACTTCTCCACCCCATGCTAACTATACATATTCTATTGAAGCTTCAGTAAATGCTGGCCTTGACATG ATTATGCTTCCATACAACTACACAGAATTTATTGATGGACTAACCTACCTGGTGAAGAATAATTTTGTTCCCATGAGCCGCATTGATGATGCAGTGAAGAGAATTCTGCTAGTTAAGTTCACGATGGGTCTGTTTGAGAACCCACTAGCAGATGAAAGGTTCGTTAAGCAACTTGGATGTGAG GCACACAGAGAATTGGCTAGGGACGCAGTGAGAAAATCACTTGTGTTGCTAAAGAATGGAAAATCTGCAGATGCTCCATTACTTCCCTTGCCTAAGAAGGCATCAAATATACTAGTGGCTGGTAGCCATGCTGATAATCTGGGTTACCAATGTGGTGGATGGACAATTAAGTGGATGGGATTTAGTGGAAACAACCTCACAACCG GTACTACAATCCTCACAGCCATCAAGAACACAGTTGATCCAACTTCTAAAGTAGTATACAATGAAAACCCTGATGCTGAGTTTGTCAAGTCCGGTGGTTTCTCATATGCAATTGTTGTAGTAGGGGAGCATCCATATGCAGAGACAAAAGGAGACAACTTAAACTTGACAATTCCTGAACCAGGGCCAAGCACAATCACAAATGTATGTGGAACTGTGAAATGCGTTGTGGTTGTAGTTTCTGGTCGTCCTGTTGTGATCCAACCTTATGTTGCCTCCATTGAAGCTCTTGTCGCTGCATGGCTGCCAGGAAGCGAGGGTCAAGGAGTTGCTGATGTGTTGTTTGGTGATTTTGGCTTTACTGGCAAGCTTTCATTCACCTGGTTCAAGACTGTTGATCAGTTGCCAATGCATGTTGGAGATCCACATTATGATCCCCTCTTCCCATTAGGATTTGGCCTCACCACTCAACCAGCCAAAGCACAGTAG
- the LOC108472448 gene encoding uncharacterized protein LOC108472448 — protein MARSRVAILIMGVVLWCCLTTPAKAEYMKYKDPKQPIPVRIQDLLDRMTLEEKIGQMVQIERKVASADVMKEYFIGSVLSGGGSVPAPQASAETWINMVNDFQRGSLSTRLGIPMIYGIDSVHGNNNVYKATIFPHNIGLGASRDPELVNKIGAATALETRATGIPYAFAPCIAVCRDPRWGRCYESYSEDPQIVKDMTDIIPGLQGNIPTDSPKGVPFVAGKNNVVACSKHYVGDGGTTKGINENNTVIDWQGLLSIHMPAYHTSIMKGVSTVMISYSSWNGIKMHANRELITGFLKNTLGFKGFVISDWEGLDRITYPPHANYSYSIQAGIHAGIDMVMVPYNYKEFIDGLTFHVKNNVIPMSRIDDAVRRILRVKFVMGLFENPLADNSLVDQLGSQEHRELAREAVRKSLVLLKNGQSLNRPLLPLPKKTSKILVAGSHADNLGYQCGGWTIEWQGFNGNNRTIGTTIVAAIKNTIDPSTNVVFKENPNAEFVKSNNFSYAIVVVGEHPYAETDGDSMNLTIADPGPTTIRNVCGAMKCVVIIISGRPVVIEPYLASIDALVAAWLPGTEGQGVADVVFGDYGFTGKLPRTWFKTVDQLPMNVGDPHYDPLYPFGFGITTEPTTRQSDDNPFLSISSYFN, from the exons ATGGCAAGATCAAGAGTTGCCATCTTAATAATGGGAGTTGTGCTTTGGTGTTGCTTGACAACCCCAGCAAAAGCAGAATATATGAAATACAAAGATCCAAAACAACCTATACCTGTTCGAATCCAGGACTTGTTGGATAGGATGACATTAGAGGAAAAAATAGGACAGATGGTCCAAATCGAACGCAAAGTTGCTTCAGCCGACGTGATGAAGGAGTATTTCATTG GAAGTGTATTGAGTGGAGGAGGGAGTGTCCCAGCTCCTCAAGCTTCTGCAGAAACTTGGATAAACATGGTCAATGACTTTCAAAGAGGTAGTTTATCAACCCGATTAGGAATTCCGATGATTTATGGGATTGATTCTGTTCATGGGAACAACAATGTTTACAAGGCAACTATTTTTCCTCACAACATTGGTCTAGGTGCAAGCAG GGACCCTGAACTAGTGAATAAAATTGGGGCTGCAACAGCACTTGAAACCAGGGCAACTGGCATTCCATATGCTTTCGCACCTTGTATAGCG GTGTGTAGAGATCCAAGATGGGGTCGATGTTACGAAAGTTACAGTGAAGATCCCCAGATTGTTAAAGACATGACAGACATTATACCTGGATTACAAGGAAACATCCCTACTGACTCTCCAAAGGGAGTTCCATTCGTTGCTGGAAA GAACAATGTAGTGGCTTGTTCTAAGCACTATGTAGGTGATGGTGGAACAACCAAAGGCATAAATGAGAACAACACAGTGATAGACTGGCAAGGTTTGCTCAGCATTCATATGCCAGCTTACCATACTTCAATTATGAAAGGTGTTTCAACAGTCATGATCTCCTATTCAAGCTGGAATGGTATTAAAATGCATGCTAATCGTGAGTTAATCACGGGTTTCCTCAAGAACACACTTGGTTTTAAG GGGTTTGTCATCTCGGATTGGGAAGGTCTTGATAGGATAACATATCCACCACACGCAAactattcatattcaattcaagctGGAATTCATGCGGGCATCGACATG GTCATGGTTCCGTACAACTATAAAGAATTCATAGATGGGCTAACCTTCCATGTGAAAAACAATGTCATCCCCATGAGCCGCATTGATGATGCAGTGAGGAGAATTTTGCGAGTTAAGTTTGTAATGGGACTATTTGAGAACCCACTCGCTGATAATAGCTTGGTTGACCAACTGGGAAGTCAG GAACATAGAGAGTTGGCTAGGGAAGCAGTGAGAAAATCGCTTGTTTTGCTGAAGAATGGGCAATCTTTGAATCGGCCATTGCTTCCCCTACCTAAGAAGACCTCAAAAATACTAGTTGCAGGTAGCCATGCCGATAATTTGGGCTATCAATGCGGTGGATGGACAATCGAGTGGCAAGGATTTAACGGCAACAACCGTACAATTG GTACAACAATCGTAGCTGCCATCAAGAACACGATTGATCCAAGCACCAATGTCGTATTCAAGGAGAATCCCAACGCAGAGTTCGTCAAGTCCAACAACTTCTCCTACGCCATTGTGGTAGTAGGGGAACATCCGTATGCAGAAACAGATGGTGATAGCATGAATTTGACAATAGCAGACCCTGGTCCAACCACGATCAGAAATGTGTGTGGAGCTATGAAATGTGTTGTTATCATAATATCCGGTCGCCCCGTTGTAATCGAACCTTATCTTGCCTCCATAGATGCTCTTGTCGCCGCTTGGTTACCTGGTACCGAGGGACAAGGTGTTGCAGATGTTGTATTTGGTGACTATGGTTTTACAGGCAAGCTTCCTCGTACATGGTTCAAAACGGTCGATCAACTGCCGATGAACGTCGGGGATCCGCATTATGATCCTCTCTATCCATTTGGGTTTGGCATTACTACTGAACCAACTACAAGGCAAAGCGACGACAATCCATTCTTAAGTATTTCAtcttatttcaattaa